One genomic segment of Helianthus annuus cultivar XRQ/B chromosome 14, HanXRQr2.0-SUNRISE, whole genome shotgun sequence includes these proteins:
- the LOC110935898 gene encoding protein IQ-DOMAIN 14 isoform X2 has translation MGKTSWLDVVKKAFGSPTKHIHTAKTIKARMRDEQESESDLHQDHKQKNSKRRWVFRKTFLHETTTILHHHVSMQQAEDAADRHKHKAALIVQTSFRGYLARRALEALKGVVKLQALIRGHNVRKRAKMTLKCMQSLLRVQAQVCDQRRKLSTFPDSITTQKDASYRIRAMSQKDAFNNQIWRCDQTEHEELNLDPRIDTCQRCSLSPRCERSQNHSQQQRLDLIPISSPQSSISRVKMQSTSPRSQRAAGVVNPSYMSATTSAMARIRPQSASMSMTEQKSTRRRLSFGLYMNAGGVSDGELDRSPIPITERRLSMSSCRKQS, from the exons ATGGGAAAGACTTCATGGCTGGATGTTGTCAAAAAGGCTTTTGGGTCTCCAACCAAACACATTCACACCGCCAAAACGATCAAAGCCAGAATGAGAGATGAACAAGAATCAGAATCAGACCTCCACCAAGATCATAAG CAGAAGAACAGCAAGAGAAGATGGGTTTTCAGGAAAACATTTCTCCATGAAACAACCACTATACTGCATCATCATGTCTCCATGCAACAGGCTGAGGATGCAGCAGACAGGCATAAACACAAAGCAGCCCTTATTGTTCAAACGTCATTCAGAGGATACCTG GCAAGAAGAGCTCTGGAGGCACTTAAAGGGGTTGTGAAGCTACAAGCCTTGATAAGAGGTCACAATGTAAGGAAGAGGGCAAAGATGACACTAAAATGCATGCAATCACTGCTTCGTGTCCAGGCTCAAGTCTGTGACCAGCGCAGAAAGCTTTCAACCTTCCCGGACTCCATT ACTACTCAAAAAGACGCATCTTACAGAATCCGAGCCATGTCTCAAAAAGATGCCTTCAACAATCAG ATCTGGAGATGTGATCAAACTGAACATGAGGAGTTGAATCTGGACCCAAGAATAGACACTTGCCAACGTTGTTCCTTATCTCCACGCTGCGAGAGATCACAGAATCACTCTCAACAACAAAGACTAGACTTAATCCCAATTTCATCTCCCCAATCATCCATCTCAAGAGTCAAAATGCAGTCAACCAGCCCTCGAAGCCAAAGAGCAGCTGGGGTCGTAAATCCAAGTTACATGTCTGCAACGACATCAGCCATGGCTAGAATTAGACCACAAAGTGCATCAATGTCAATGACAGAGCAAAAGTCTACGAGGAGACGCCTTTCTTTCGGTTTATACATGAACGCTGGTGGAGTCAGTGACGGCGAATTAGACAGGAGCCCAATTCCTATTACGGAGAGAAGGTTAAGCATGTCTTCTTGTCGCAAACAGAGTTGA
- the LOC110935898 gene encoding protein IQ-DOMAIN 14 isoform X1, which translates to MGKTSWLDVVKKAFGSPTKHIHTAKTIKARMRDEQESESDLHQDHKATNSFFTSYAFKFSSFHGCVCVQQKNSKRRWVFRKTFLHETTTILHHHVSMQQAEDAADRHKHKAALIVQTSFRGYLARRALEALKGVVKLQALIRGHNVRKRAKMTLKCMQSLLRVQAQVCDQRRKLSTFPDSITTQKDASYRIRAMSQKDAFNNQIWRCDQTEHEELNLDPRIDTCQRCSLSPRCERSQNHSQQQRLDLIPISSPQSSISRVKMQSTSPRSQRAAGVVNPSYMSATTSAMARIRPQSASMSMTEQKSTRRRLSFGLYMNAGGVSDGELDRSPIPITERRLSMSSCRKQS; encoded by the exons ATGGGAAAGACTTCATGGCTGGATGTTGTCAAAAAGGCTTTTGGGTCTCCAACCAAACACATTCACACCGCCAAAACGATCAAAGCCAGAATGAGAGATGAACAAGAATCAGAATCAGACCTCCACCAAGATCATAAGGCAACCAACAGCTTCTTTACTTCATATGCCTTTAAATTTTCATCATTTCATGGTTGTGTGTGTGTGCAGCAGAAGAACAGCAAGAGAAGATGGGTTTTCAGGAAAACATTTCTCCATGAAACAACCACTATACTGCATCATCATGTCTCCATGCAACAGGCTGAGGATGCAGCAGACAGGCATAAACACAAAGCAGCCCTTATTGTTCAAACGTCATTCAGAGGATACCTG GCAAGAAGAGCTCTGGAGGCACTTAAAGGGGTTGTGAAGCTACAAGCCTTGATAAGAGGTCACAATGTAAGGAAGAGGGCAAAGATGACACTAAAATGCATGCAATCACTGCTTCGTGTCCAGGCTCAAGTCTGTGACCAGCGCAGAAAGCTTTCAACCTTCCCGGACTCCATT ACTACTCAAAAAGACGCATCTTACAGAATCCGAGCCATGTCTCAAAAAGATGCCTTCAACAATCAG ATCTGGAGATGTGATCAAACTGAACATGAGGAGTTGAATCTGGACCCAAGAATAGACACTTGCCAACGTTGTTCCTTATCTCCACGCTGCGAGAGATCACAGAATCACTCTCAACAACAAAGACTAGACTTAATCCCAATTTCATCTCCCCAATCATCCATCTCAAGAGTCAAAATGCAGTCAACCAGCCCTCGAAGCCAAAGAGCAGCTGGGGTCGTAAATCCAAGTTACATGTCTGCAACGACATCAGCCATGGCTAGAATTAGACCACAAAGTGCATCAATGTCAATGACAGAGCAAAAGTCTACGAGGAGACGCCTTTCTTTCGGTTTATACATGAACGCTGGTGGAGTCAGTGACGGCGAATTAGACAGGAGCCCAATTCCTATTACGGAGAGAAGGTTAAGCATGTCTTCTTGTCGCAAACAGAGTTGA
- the LOC110935898 gene encoding protein IQ-DOMAIN 14 isoform X3, which yields MGKTSWLDVVKKAFGSPTKHIHTAKTIKARMRDEQESESDLHQDHKKNSKRRWVFRKTFLHETTTILHHHVSMQQAEDAADRHKHKAALIVQTSFRGYLARRALEALKGVVKLQALIRGHNVRKRAKMTLKCMQSLLRVQAQVCDQRRKLSTFPDSITTQKDASYRIRAMSQKDAFNNQIWRCDQTEHEELNLDPRIDTCQRCSLSPRCERSQNHSQQQRLDLIPISSPQSSISRVKMQSTSPRSQRAAGVVNPSYMSATTSAMARIRPQSASMSMTEQKSTRRRLSFGLYMNAGGVSDGELDRSPIPITERRLSMSSCRKQS from the exons ATGGGAAAGACTTCATGGCTGGATGTTGTCAAAAAGGCTTTTGGGTCTCCAACCAAACACATTCACACCGCCAAAACGATCAAAGCCAGAATGAGAGATGAACAAGAATCAGAATCAGACCTCCACCAAGATCATAAG AAGAACAGCAAGAGAAGATGGGTTTTCAGGAAAACATTTCTCCATGAAACAACCACTATACTGCATCATCATGTCTCCATGCAACAGGCTGAGGATGCAGCAGACAGGCATAAACACAAAGCAGCCCTTATTGTTCAAACGTCATTCAGAGGATACCTG GCAAGAAGAGCTCTGGAGGCACTTAAAGGGGTTGTGAAGCTACAAGCCTTGATAAGAGGTCACAATGTAAGGAAGAGGGCAAAGATGACACTAAAATGCATGCAATCACTGCTTCGTGTCCAGGCTCAAGTCTGTGACCAGCGCAGAAAGCTTTCAACCTTCCCGGACTCCATT ACTACTCAAAAAGACGCATCTTACAGAATCCGAGCCATGTCTCAAAAAGATGCCTTCAACAATCAG ATCTGGAGATGTGATCAAACTGAACATGAGGAGTTGAATCTGGACCCAAGAATAGACACTTGCCAACGTTGTTCCTTATCTCCACGCTGCGAGAGATCACAGAATCACTCTCAACAACAAAGACTAGACTTAATCCCAATTTCATCTCCCCAATCATCCATCTCAAGAGTCAAAATGCAGTCAACCAGCCCTCGAAGCCAAAGAGCAGCTGGGGTCGTAAATCCAAGTTACATGTCTGCAACGACATCAGCCATGGCTAGAATTAGACCACAAAGTGCATCAATGTCAATGACAGAGCAAAAGTCTACGAGGAGACGCCTTTCTTTCGGTTTATACATGAACGCTGGTGGAGTCAGTGACGGCGAATTAGACAGGAGCCCAATTCCTATTACGGAGAGAAGGTTAAGCATGTCTTCTTGTCGCAAACAGAGTTGA